The genomic region TAGTGCGCTCGGACGTGTTTTCCGACGAAATCCTCCACATCATCAGTGAAAACGTCCGCCTGCCCGAGATCGCGCTTGGTGACCTCAATGCGCAGGTCGCGACGGTGCGTGTGGCGGCGCGGCGGATGATGGAGCTATCGGCGAAATACGGCTCCGAAACGGTTCGTGCTGCGTTCACCAGTTTGCTCGATGCCAGCGAAAAGCGCAGCCGGGCTGCCATCTCCCTCATCCCCGACGGCTGTTACGAGGCAACCGATATCATCGATGGCGACGGCGTCAGTTCGGCGCCTATTTTCGTCAAAGTTGCCGTGACGATTTCCGGGGACAGCATTACAGCCGATTTCACCGGGTGTCCGCCGGCCGTGGCCGGACCTATCAACTGTGCACGCGGCGCGCTGCAGTCCGCAGTCAAGACCATCGTCAAGGCAATGGTCGGGCCGCAGGAGCCCTCCAACGAAGGCTGGTTCCGGCCGCTGACGGTGATCGCGCCGTCCGGTACGCTGTTTACGGCTGAAAAACCCTCGCCGACGGGTTGGTACTACGAGGGATCGGTGCATGCATCGGAGCTGGTCTGGAAGGCGCTCGCCGCCCTGGTGCCGTCGCGATTTTCCGCCGGTTCCTATTCCAGCCTTTGCGTCGTCTATATTTCCGGCAGGGATGCCAACGGGCAACCGTTTATCCATATCGAGCCGCATCACGGCGGCTGGGGTGCCAGTGAGCATCGAGATGGCGCCAATGCTGTCATCGCACTCACCGACGGCGACACCTACAACTATTCTGTCGAGCTGATCGAAGCCCGTTTCCCGTTGCGCGTCAAACGCTATGCCTTGAACGTCGAGGGTGGAACCGGCGAGGGGCGCCGACGCGGCGGCTTCGGCATCGTGCGTGAGTACGAGATCTTGAGCGGCGGTGCATCGGCCTACGGCAGCTTCGGACGCACCAGCACCCTTCCATGGGGCATGGATGGCGGCGGAAGCGGCACTGCGAATGTGCTGCAGATTGCGCCGGCAGATCGAGGTGCGCCGCAATCGCATGGCCGCGTCGCCCATATCGATCTTGCGACCGGCGACATCCTGCGGGTTGTCACCGGCGGCGGCGGCGGATGGGGAGACGCGCGCGACCGCGAAACCTTCAAGATCGAACAGGATCTGCAGGACGGATTTTTGACGGAGGCCGACGCGTCCAGGCTTTACGGATACAAGAGAAGGATTGCGGGATGATCAGACTTGCAACGGATGTGGGGGGCACGTTCACGGACCTCGTCGGCTATGACGAGCAGAGTGGCGAATTGTTCACCGCCAAGAGCCTGACGACTGTCGACGACCAGTCGATCGGCGTACTCGACGCCATCGCTGCTGCCGAAGCGAAAGACGGGTTGCGCACGCGGGACGTGACATTTTTTGCCCATGGCGGCACGACGGTCATCAATGCCATCACCGAGAGAAAGGGCGTGCGTACTGCGCTGGTGACCACTGCCGGCTTCCGCGACGTTCTGGAAATCGGCCGCGGCAACCGGCCCGATCTCTATAACCTCCAGTTTCACAGCCCCGAGCCATTCGTCCCCCGGCATCTCCGTTTCGAGGTTCGGGAACGCCTTGATGCTTCCGGCAAGGTGCTCATGCCGCTGGAATGCGACGACCTGCGGCCGATCATCGCGAAATGCCTTGAAGAGGATGTCGATGCTGTCGCCATTCTCTTTCTCCACAGCTACGCGAACCCCGAGCACGAGATCCTGTGTGCCGATATTCTGGCCGATGCGCTGCCATTTACGACCATCTGTGCGAGCCATGAGGTCTCGCGGCAGTGGCGGGAGTACGAGCGCTCGAACACAGTCGTGCTGAATGCCTATGTGCAGCCAATCATTCGCAACTACTTTGCCCAGCTGGAAAGCTCTCTGACGGGTCGTAACCTGACCTGCCCCTATTACGCGATGCAATCGAACGGCGGGATCTCGACGTTCGACCAGGCCGTCAACAGCCCGCTGACTTTGGTGGAGTCGGGACCGGCGGGCGGTGTCGCCGGTGCGGCACGTATTGGTACCGCCATCGGCGAAAGTGAGGTTCTGTCGCTGGACGTCGGGGGCACGACGGCAAAATGCTCGCTGATCCACGATGGCCGCCCGACCCTGAATGTCGAATACAAACTGGAACATACACGGATCGCGCCCGGCCATGCCATCCAGGTCCCGGTCGTCGATATCGTCGAAATCGGCTCCGGCGGTGGCTCAATTGCGCGCATCGACGATCGCGGCGCGCTAATCGTGGGTCCGCAAAGTGCCGGCTCGACACCGGGTCCAGCCTGCTACGGGCGCGGCGGCACTCAACCGACAT from Rhizobium rhododendri harbors:
- a CDS encoding hydantoinase B/oxoprolinase family protein; the encoded protein is MTPGNMTVDPVTQEIIEGKLMATVDEMGIVMARTSMSPVIYEVLDFACGLLTAEGELVAQMNGITLFTGTFGVQVKALIGRFDGNLVDGDILLSNDPYAGGTHACDFAIVKPLFADGTIVAYAINVAHYLDVGGSVPGSLAPDATSVFQEGLRLPGVKVVRSDVFSDEILHIISENVRLPEIALGDLNAQVATVRVAARRMMELSAKYGSETVRAAFTSLLDASEKRSRAAISLIPDGCYEATDIIDGDGVSSAPIFVKVAVTISGDSITADFTGCPPAVAGPINCARGALQSAVKTIVKAMVGPQEPSNEGWFRPLTVIAPSGTLFTAEKPSPTGWYYEGSVHASELVWKALAALVPSRFSAGSYSSLCVVYISGRDANGQPFIHIEPHHGGWGASEHRDGANAVIALTDGDTYNYSVELIEARFPLRVKRYALNVEGGTGEGRRRGGFGIVREYEILSGGASAYGSFGRTSTLPWGMDGGGSGTANVLQIAPADRGAPQSHGRVAHIDLATGDILRVVTGGGGGWGDARDRETFKIEQDLQDGFLTEADASRLYGYKRRIAG
- a CDS encoding hydantoinase/oxoprolinase family protein is translated as MIRLATDVGGTFTDLVGYDEQSGELFTAKSLTTVDDQSIGVLDAIAAAEAKDGLRTRDVTFFAHGGTTVINAITERKGVRTALVTTAGFRDVLEIGRGNRPDLYNLQFHSPEPFVPRHLRFEVRERLDASGKVLMPLECDDLRPIIAKCLEEDVDAVAILFLHSYANPEHEILCADILADALPFTTICASHEVSRQWREYERSNTVVLNAYVQPIIRNYFAQLESSLTGRNLTCPYYAMQSNGGISTFDQAVNSPLTLVESGPAGGVAGAARIGTAIGESEVLSLDVGGTTAKCSLIHDGRPTLNVEYKLEHTRIAPGHAIQVPVVDIVEIGSGGGSIARIDDRGALIVGPQSAGSTPGPACYGRGGTQPTLSDAILAIGIFDPATFAGGSMHLDKRKADEAIATVAGPLGLSIEDAALAIIDIAHASMINALKLVTVQRGHDPRDAVFVVSGGAGPALATRLGRDLSVKATIIPPHPGIFSAWGMLAAEPRADFRGTWFAQLSAGALAELAPRFESLEREAIAYFAKGQEANIRFTYQLEARYRGQEHGVYVQFQREDNVDSLAERFHAAHERSYSFRLADAAIEITTLHLEAVLNGTVIALPKIKSAVERVAPGGQRNVYFGGPKGWIRCPVYARDKLCGGQQIEGPAIVEEATATTLIQENQTLNVTDNGILIVRETSAKAG